A genome region from Vicia villosa cultivar HV-30 ecotype Madison, WI unplaced genomic scaffold, Vvil1.0 ctg.000011F_1_1, whole genome shotgun sequence includes the following:
- the LOC131621738 gene encoding mitochondrial import inner membrane translocase subunit TIM10-like — protein MAASGIPPTALDKEQIFGMAEKEMEYRVELFNKMTQTCFNKCVDNKYKESELNMGENSCIDRCVSKYWHVTNLIGQLLGTGKPQ, from the exons ATGGCCGCAAGCGGAATCCCCCCTACTGCTCTCGATAAAGAACAG ATATTTGGAATGGCTGAAAAAGAGATGGAGTATAGAGTCGAATTGTTCAACAA GATGACCCAGACCTGTTTCAACAAGTGTGTTGACAATAA GTACAAGGAGTCTGAGCTAAATATGGGTGAAAATAGTTGCATTGATCGCTGTGTTTCCAAATACTGGCAT GTGACTAATCTAATTGGTCAGCTGCTTGGTACCGGGAAGCCTCAATGA
- the LOC131621786 gene encoding uncharacterized protein LOC131621786 has product MISSCGGIFRDDKARHLGSFCAYLHVGSVVSAELLAAIMAIEKARDNGWNKLWLEIDCLFVVKAFSKVDMVPWHLKTRWSSCCAFTLQIDFVVSHTYREANFCADILANMGYNTKNFTWFDSLHQDLSKDFLLDKQGIPRFRLCT; this is encoded by the coding sequence ATGATCAGTTCCTGTGGTGGCATATTCAGAGATGATAAAGCTAGGCATTTGGGAAGTTTTTGCGCTTATCTCCATGTTGGGAGTGTTGTTTCTGCAGAGCTGCTTGCAGCAATCATGGCAATAGAGAAGGCTAGAGATAATGGTTGGAACAAATTGTGGCTTGAAATAGATTGCCTCTTCGTGGTCAAGGCTTTTTCGAAGGTGGATATGGTTCCTTGGCATTTAAAGACTCGTTGGAGTTCTTGCTGTGCTTTCACTCTTCAAATTGATTTTGTTGTTTCGCATACCTATCGCGAGGCAAATTTTTGTGCTGACATATTAGCTAACATGGGATACAACACCAAGAATTTCACTTGGTTTGATAGTCTTCATCAAGATCTTTCCAAGGACTTTTTGCTTGACAAACAAGGCATTCCTAGATTTAGGCTTTGTACTTAA
- the LOC131621825 gene encoding uncharacterized protein LOC131621825 — MSTALGTRVHSLRNSSLLRFPLSFIRTLSSSTPSPSSDAASATAKKSKRRKKKNFFEVAQFLPSWGIGYHMAKTHWKEVSYEITKLNLYKDGKHGKAWGIAHKNGLPLVDAPKKISGVHKRCWRYLPNVVKASETSPTLTSSTDSDLKVEAQAS, encoded by the exons ATGTCGACTGCATTGGGCACCAGAGTTCACTCTCTTCGAAACTCTTCGTTACTCCGATTCCCCCTCAGTTTCATCAGAACCCTATCATCTTCCACTCCTTCTCCTTCTTCTGATGCCGCTTCCGCTACTGCTAAGAAATCCAAgcgaagaaagaagaaaaactttTTCGAGGTGGCTCAGTTCTTACCTAGCTGGGGAATCGGATACCACATGGCCAAGACTCACTGGAAAGAAGTTTCTTACGAAATCACTAAACTCAATCTCTACAAG GATGGGAAACATGGCAAAGCTTGGGGCATTGCTCATAAAAATG GTTTGCCTTTAGTAGATGCTCCCAAAAAAATTAGTGGAGTTCACAAGCGTTGCTGGAGGTACCTCCCAAATGTAGTAAAAGCATCAGAAACTTCACCAACCTTGACAAGTTCCACAGACAGTGACTTAAAAGTTGAAGCACAAGCAAGTTAA
- the LOC131621739 gene encoding protein DETOXIFICATION 42-like yields MTEKESLFSSTSDWMRIPVLTFFKDARLVFKSDSLGREILSIALPAAMALTADPIASLVDTAFIGQIGPVELAAVGVSIALFNQASRIAIFPLVSVTTSFVAEEDTLSGANSQVEENGCLEAATPLDHETKEFLPQKNSDFKSFNLVKDVEHKRRHIPSASSALFIGGILGVIQAILLISAAKPLLSFMGVTSDSPMLHPAQQYLKLRSLGAPAVLLSLAMQGVFRGFKDTKTPLYATVAGDATNIALDPLFIFVFRMGVTGAAIAHVISQYLISAILLWSLMKQVDLIPPSLKHLQFDRFLKNGFLLLMRVIAVTFCVTLAASLAARHGSTSMAAFQVCLQVWLAVSLLADGLAVAGQAILAGAFANKDYEKATATASRVLQMGLVLGAALAFILGTGLHFGATVFTKDANVLHLIRIGIPFVALTQPLNSLAFVFDGVNFGASDFAYSAFSMVIVAIISIICLLILSSSGGFIGIWIALTIYMSLRAFAGFLRIGTGSGPWEFLRSQQH; encoded by the exons ATGACTGAGAAAGAGAGTTTGTTTTCTTCAACAAGTGATTGGATGAGAATACCAGTTTTAACTTTCTTCAAAGATGCTAG aTTAGTATTTAAATCAGATAGTCTTGGTAGGGAGATTCTGTCAATTGCATTGCCTGCTGCAATGGCTTTGACAGCTGACCCTATTGCTTCACTTGTTGACACTGCATTCATTGGCCAAATAG GTCCAGTGGAGCTTGCTGCTGTAGGAGTTTCCATAGCTCTTTTCAATCAAGCATCGCGAATTGCAATATTCCCGCTTGTCAGTGTCACAACCTCTTTCGTGGCAGAGGAAGATACCCTTAGTGGAGCGAATTCGCAGGTAGAGGAGAATGGATGCTTGGAAGCCGCGACACCGCTGGATCATGAAACCAAAGAGTTCTTACCGCAGAAAA attcGGATTTTAAAAGCTTTAATTTAGTTAAGGATGTTGAACATAAGAGAAGGCATATTCCTTCAGCTTCATCCGCGTTATTTATTGGAGGTATCCTTGGTGTCATCCAGGCAATATTGCTTATTTCTGCAGCAAAACCTTTATTGAGCTTCATGGGAGTAACTTCT GATTCTCCTATGCTACATCCTGCACAGCAATACCTGAAATTGAGGTCTCTCGGTGCTCCTGCAGTTCTTCTTTCATTAGCAATGCAGGGAGTTTTTCGAGGATTTAAAGACACTAAAACTCCTTTATATGCTACCG TGGCAGGAGACGCAACCAACATAGCATTAGATCCTCTATTCATCTTTGTTTTCCGCATGGGTGTCACCGGTGCAGCCATTGCACATGTTATATCTCA GTATCTAATTTCGGCTATACTCTTGTGGAGTTTGATGAAACAAGTTGATCTTATACCTCCAAGCCTCAAGCATCTTCAATTTGACCGATTTCTCAAAAATG gttttctattattaatgagaGTCATTGCTGTAACATTCTGCGTGACACTCGCTGCATCATTAGCTGCACGCCATGGATCAACGTCCATGGCTGCATTTCAAGTCTGTCTGCAGGTTTGGTTGGCAGTGTCTCTTCTTGCAGATGGTCTGGCTGTTGCCGGGCAG GCCATTCTTGCAGGTGCATTTGCTAACAAGGACTATGAAAAGGCCACGGCAACTGCATCTCGAGTATTGCAG ATGGGTTTAGTTCTCGGAGCGGCACTTGCATTTATTCTTGGAACTGGACTGCACTTTGGAGCTACAGTTTTTACAAAAGACGCAAATGTCCTCCACCTCATTAGAATTGGAATACCG TTTGTTGCACTCACTCAGCCCCTAAACTCTTTGGCATTTGTATTTGATGGTGTCAACTTTGGTGCATCTGATTTTGCATATTCAGCCTTCTCAATG GTTATAGTGGCAATTATTAGCATAATTTGTCTACTTATTTTGTCATCTTCGGGTGGATTCATTGGAATTTGGATTGCTTTGACCATCTATATGAGTCTAAGAGCATTTGCTGGCTTCTTGAG GATTGGAACTGGATCAGGACCATGGGAATTCCTTAGGAGCCAACAACATTAG